DNA sequence from the Bacillus sp. SM2101 genome:
CTGGTTTGAGGATGTTAAAAGTATTAATGAAAAGTTCAAGCTAGTTCGTGAGTATGGATTAGGTGGAGTAGGCTTCTGGCAAATAAGACTTGAGTTTCCACAGCTGCCAACATTAATGAGTGAGATGTTTACAGTTGAACATATATTGTAAGTATTCGTGAATTAGTATTATTTTCTCATTGATCGTTGTTTTTCGAACAATAATAGATACATGTATAGCTCTAAATTTCGTGACATCTTTTCTACTTTAAAATATAAGCGTGTATAATAGCACTTCTTCTGTCTATTGCTAACAACAATAGTAACTTAGTTTTTAAGAAGAGCCTAATGCGCAAAAAAATACCAACCAAAATAGGTTGGTATTTTATATTGGAGATACATTGAAGAAACTTTTTGTCTTGAGGATCGTTGAAGAATATGAGAGGCATTGTGTAGCGAGGATCTATTTGTTGGGGGGTGTCTACTAAATTGCAATTGATTCAGGTTTTTTAACATCCATGAACCGTACTGATTCAGCAATGACTTCAGTTACATACACATTTTTCCGTTCTTGATTTTCGTAGCGTCTCGTTTGAATTCTTCCAGTAATTCCAACGATCGACCCTTTTTTACAATACGTCGCTGTATTTTCAGCAGCTTTTCTCCACACCGTACAATTAACAAAATCAGTGTCGATCTCACCCTGAGCATTTTTATAATTTCTATTTACCGCCAAAATAAAGTTTAATACAGCCGTCCCATCATTCGTATACCGCATATCAGGATCTTTGGTCATGCGTCCAACGAGTATGACCTGATTTATCAATTTATTAGCCCCTTTCTTATTTGATAGTCCCATCATACCTAAGCCGTTGCATGTAAGTAAAATGTCCAATTTTGCATTTTTATCACACAAAACGTGTCGAAAATGCAATTTCTGTAAGTGAA
Encoded proteins:
- the ssb gene encoding single-stranded DNA-binding protein; this translates as MINQVILVGRMTKDPDMRYTNDGTAVLNFILAVNRNYKNAQGEIDTDFVNCTVWRKAAENTATYCKKGSIVGITGRIQTRRYENQERKNVYVTEVIAESVRFMDVKKPESIAI